The stretch of DNA TATACTGTTGAAATCCTGTGGGATATACAACATCCCTGGGTAGTTCCTGCTAACCAAGTCACTTGTTGTTTGCAGGGAAGTTTTCCTAAATGCCATCAGGTGCATATGAGAAAACTTGGAATACTTGAAGCGTTTAAAACCCAAGGACTCTATGGcaattttccagcttttcatcATCATAGCCCGGCGATTCTGATGAGATGAATCAGGAGTTATTACCAGCAATAAGCCATTTAACACGAGAAGTTCATGGGCCTTCTTGCAGCATATCCATCGTTGATAGGGTGATGGAAAGTAAGAAAGAAGGAGCGAGAAAACAACAACATGGAACAGTTCTCCAGGTAGAGAATCAATGGGATTTTTCAGTTGCTTAAGAAAGGCATCTATAGCATCTTGTGCCAGTTGAAGAGGTTGCTGAATTTGAAGATTTAGGAAGTCACATTTGTATACGCTCTGGTGGagtaacaaaacagaaaaccaaacatcAAGGTTAGTTTAAAGAGCAAATACAAccaaaatccacagaaaaataaattattccctTAAAATTGATCAGAGTGACATGCTAACTTTACTTAAGAGTAAACTTTACTAACTTTACTTCAAGAGTTAAAAAGTTAATGGTCACATATACAGttgaaaaaaagcaattaaGGCTGCAAGTATTTCTGAGTAGAGGAGAAACACAAATTAGTAATGCAGATATAATGTTAAAGACAATTTTAGGATTAAGGTATATTTCAAGTGTAACTGTAATCAGCTTTAGGACAAAAATGTTGCTAAACTGGAATCTGCTACTGAACTTTTTATATAAGTCTTTTAATGTTTAAGTCCTCACGGACACTAAAACAGCAGTTATCAGTGCATGCACTGACATTTAAGAACACAAACCTAATTATGTGGATAATTTGCACAGATATTTCACACAATATTCTGAGTAGGAAGGGACACTCAAGTATTGATATATATATTCTCATTTTTCACTCCAGGACCCttccacctcttttttttttttttttttttttggtctcagACTATATTTACTCCAAGACAGCATCTGCTGCCAACCCCAGTCTCAGTTTTCATACTCCTAGCTTCTAATAATGCAAGTTTCCCCTCAGTGTACTCTACCCCAGGACTCCAGGAAGTGAGTGCATGCTGCTTAACTAAAGAAAATATTCATCTTTTCTGGGTAAGCAGTTTCCCTCTCtctcaaaaccaaaaacctaTCAATGGAAATAGATTTCCATATTCAAAAGTTTGCATTCTCTGTATGTGAAACAGAGATTCTAAAAATGTTGAAGACATTTATCCTTTAGTTACATAACTaacatttctgttcctttccttGTATTTCCACAATTACATCCTTCTTAATCCTCCATATTAACTGAATTATTACTCAACTACTTGGTCTATATCCAAAGCATTTCTGTATTAAGGTGgatgatatttttttattaaggaAAGAACTGTTTAACCCTCTGATCAACATTATTTAAGAAACTGGCTTTGTAAGAAGCCTCTGTGCttcaatttgttttaaaaggtattttaggGTCTTACCTAAGAAATCTGCTAAATCAGAAGTTTTTACcagcttattttcttttcagcttttacCACAAcctctcaaaataattttttcaagtcAGGAGATAACATTAATTACCATAATAACCCTCTGGTTGTTATTCCGAAAATCTTAAATCAGTCCAGGCAACTTCTGGCCTTAAAAGATAAATTTATTCAGAAGGTTATGGTGCTGATGCAGCTCAAAGAAGAGTCATCTTCAGTAGATCAGGGCTCATTAATTCTGTTTTGGAGGTAGGACAAAGCTTATTCCAGCAGACGCATTTGACTGCTCAAACTGTACTCCCTGTCCCTCCAAGAACACTTGTTAGCCAGGCTTCAAGGTGccccaaagaagaaaaagcatccAAGACAATCAGAGATGTTGGTGAGCTTGAGACAGGCCCCAGAGTGAGCAGGTGTGTCACCACTTGTACATTAGCACTCTGGGAGCGCCTACCATGAAGCTATGGTATTAACCATGTCAGATGACCAGAAATCAATTATCTTATTGTTCCCTTCTACTGGGAGAGAATCTAAAGAACTGGTTAGTACACAGAAATTGTATATATTCCTCCATTAAATCAACAGAAGTTACTTTTTCAGTACTTTCCCAATAAAGGTTTTGGTCACTGTACATTTAAATTGATTTTCATGAGAAGAAATACAGCTTTcttagaaaagcagaaaaacagattagcagacagaaaaatattacCTAGGCATACTCAAAAATTAATGTTTACGTTCAACTCATATAATGTTAGGTGCCTAGGCTGCCATTATAGTCACTGGAGAGTTAGTCAATACACAACCCAATTCATGTCACCATCGAAGACCAGCAGATATTTAGGTTTAACTATTTTTAATAGATCTTCACGGACTGTAATAAGAACTTAGAACCTGAGATGTAGACACTGAGGATATATGTATCATAGCTAGAAATTCACTTGCCATGTATTACCATTTTAAATGCCACAGGCTGTAATTTCAGTGACCTGTGTCGTTTTTACCTCCTGTGTCATGCCCAACAGCCCTACACAGTCCTACAGCCTCTGAAGTCATAGAAAGTAATCACGATGCTCATGTTTCAAATTAGGCAAGACAAAATCTACTCAAAGTTTGTGTTTTAGACAGAACTAACATTGAATTGCTTTTGAAAGCAAGTTATCAGGCccaaatttttaaagaatatctTTCAGTATCTCTCATTATAtatgcaaaaatataaataaggTAGACATGGTAACAACAACAAACTACCACACATTTAGCATGTAAATCACACTGCCACAAATAAGAGAATATTACTTTCCAGTTAACTGTATTATTTCACCTGTTCTTTTTGCCTCTCCACTTCTAAAGAGGGTTACCTTAGGCCACAGATTTTAATAGAGCCTGATTTTTAACTGTAAGTAGTCAAGGTATGTATAGTcaaatgcttttctgttttttctcagaaatgtatttctgtgtcttttttaaacatttttattccaCTTTATCCTTTTGTGTGGTTGATACATGCAATTAGTGCTGACAGAAGTTGGGTCAAAAGCAAAGGACAGTAAGAAGATATGATTACAGCAAAATTAAGGTATTTGAGAACCTTACTGCCTAGAGAAAATGAAGCAATTTACCCCAAATATGCTGATAAATTTGCCCTCTGGATTTTGGaagctcaaaaatatttttaccaaTAAATAGAAATGTTCCCTTATAGTGTACTTCTGATTACTAAATCTCCTCAGAAAAACTCACCAAATACAGTCACTGATCGTTTCCTTCTGTCAGTGAATGCAGCTTATGAGAGGCTCTTGCCTAAGCAGAAGCCTACTTAATCATTATTTATACCTTTTAGGATGCAAGGACTCGCCTAAAATACTGTTAAAAGACGGCTACTAAAATGTTCAAGATTTTCAAGATCAATAATGCCATTATAAAGGCATggctctggggaaaaaaattgcatttttaaaagaaaacacaactaGGACTTCAGATCCTGTCCATGGAAAAGTACGTAGTGTTTAGTTCCTACTAAAACagctattttaaaagcatgtaaGTATTAAACATGttcttttaaagttattttgaGGCATTCCACAAATCTGAGGATCAAGTTTATATTAAATACAGCAAACATTACCTACCTCAACAGCTGGAACAATATCTATGCCAACTGTCAGAAATTCTTCAAACTTCAGAAATGGATTAAAGCAGCTACCAACATCAAGTAATCTGATCTTTCCCAAGGAGTGAAGGAACCTAAGAAGTAGCAAGAATTAAGTTTTATCAAATGAAACTTTTAAAGCTGTATTCTGAGTCACAATTTCAGGTAACATGCAGAAGATTCTCACAAAACACCACAGTAGTGACTAACAGAGGTAAATGCCTTACTTCAATTGTTGAGTTACCTAAAGAACCAAGCTCCATCAATAAAAGCAGATGGTCCTCAAGCAGAAGTTTTGTTCAGAGCAGCTGTAATACTATAAACTTGTACACTTGTAGTAAGTAAATAAAATGGCAAACTGTGTGTGCATCTACTAGACAGGCTTTCTCATATTGTTTTGTGTTACTCACTTAACTTTTTGTAGTATTTACTGATTTTGAAGTCACACTAGACGCCAGAGTTAAAATTTCATGAGCTAGCTGAAATGGGAAACAGAGAACAACTACATAAATTGCATCATTTACATGGCTGCAATCTAAAAAAATTCCATGATTTGTAACGTCTTAGAATATTCAAAATGGATTAAGAGAGGCAAACAAAGTCACAGCTGTCACAGGGACTTTACGGAGAGGAGAATGCTAATAACATtccataaagaaaatattttttgcttcatGTTTCTGTAGCCAAAACCAATTGGCATCTCCAAAATATAACTTATCATGTTTCTGagaaaggctcagccctggaAAGACAGATAATTGCAAAAAACTTTCAGAAACAGAGGTGCAGAGCCAATGGAATAAAACCAAGCCGTGGCTGTACTCACAGCAAAAAcgaaacagaaagaaaagcaaagcctCAAAACAGCAGTAAGAGATCTGGGCTCTCTGGGCTCCTTCTAGACTCCCAGAAACCTACCAGAGAGAGGATGTtggaaaagcaagagaaaatgtCTTGTTGCATTTGGCAAAACAATGGTAAATTTGAACATTTTGCTTCTACATAGAACAGAAGATATCCAGGGCACACTTCTCTCAAAATACCACTATGACCAAGGCAAACAGtgcaacaatttttttaaagttaaagcTGCAAACATTACCAAGCTACCTTATAAGTCAATCAGTACTGAGTGAGTTTTCAGAATGAAGATGAAAGCAACAATTTTTCCTGACTTGGAACAGGAATTTGGATACTGTGTAGGCAGATCCTAGTAGCCATAAATCAGAAACATAGATGGAAGTCAAATCAGAGATCTTTTCCCATATAAGGATAGTGGTTTCTCAGATCAGTTTATCTCCTTGTCTAGCAAATGGAGACACTAACGGCAGATCCTTCCTCactcaaacacaaaaatgtATGCCCGTATGAATGCTTACATTCTATATGAGAGTCTAATACGGTAACAACAAATCAATGGACACATGGGACCACATGAAGCATAACAAGAAGAAACGGGATAAAAAAGTGCAGAGAGGACTTCCCATAAAAAAGAGAGAGCCTCTAGATGTCTAAGCATGTTCCCTTTAAAGTGCTCAATGAAATACTTGTACAGATTAAAATTAAGCAGCAAATCCCAGAAGCCTCTAATTTCCAGGACATCCACTTCAGCTATggtacacagaaaaaaaatcactatgaTGTATTCTGTCTTCCTATTTACAAAAGCTACcttattaatatatatttatatattactTGAGAGAGGATTATGTGTGGGATGAACAGAATTATTGTCTTCACACCTACCAGAGTAAAACAAAGAGTCACTGGCTTAGTCATACCGATAGACAAACCCACACTCTTGTAGTGTTACATGACCAGAATGGAGTGACAGTCTTTAAACACTGCGCGTAGGTTCCCCATAACCCTTGTACCATCTTTGAGACTTCACTACTAGAGCAGTGTAGACATGATAAAGCATTTCAGGAAAGATCTCTGCTGTGTGTAATACACaatccattttctttctgataaaCTCTGTAATTTCTTCTGTAAggcatcaaggaaaaaaaaaaaaggaattttgattTCTCTGGGCAGTAACTTAGACCAGTTATGCCTTTTTGTTCAAGGTCTAAATGGCTACTAAGAACTTACTATCGTTTGTAGCTTACTAAGGTAAATACTATAAAACTTGCCTTTGCCAGGTATATCTTATGAggtgtgtgtatttttaaacttttgagaatgaaaaaaaaaatcatcagcaCTCACTATACTaacaaatacttaaaaaaataatttataaaactTCTCTATTAACTCCTTTCTGTACACATTAGAACAAAAGGGAAGGCTACAAACAACTGGTAGCAAGAAAGCAGGTGAAGTTAGCTCTGCAACAGACAGTATTAACTGCAGAAAGTATGAAGACAGAGATCAAAGAGAGACTAAAAAGATGCAAAGAGAGAACCAATGCTTTACCCTGACAATGCCTCCCAATGGTAGAAAGCTTTAAAGTAAATATGACCATCAAACCTATTGATTTAAACAAACATGAGAGACACAAAAGACACCAGCTCCTAAGGACAGACATACCTACTAAAAACATTAGTAACACATCATTCTTTCCCTAACTCATCCTACACCTAGCTTCAAGTAAGTGCTGATCACAGCAGACATGCtacaataaaggaaaaaaacctctttacACAATAGAAAAAATACTATTGCAGGAAGTACTAAGAACTAATCTATAAAGAGTATGAAACAAGTCATAAGTATAACTTTATAGATTCTATGCTTATGCATTCATCATCTCAGTGCACTTgcaaaatatgattttttttccatcacacATGGAATAGTCACAAACATGGCGcattatttaggaaaaaattggAGGGTGGGACTTCAGAAATAATAAAGTTAGTCTTGaatgccaaaaataaaattcttgcTTGAGTGAAGGtcacaaacaaaattaaaactgttGTTTGGAAAATACCTCAAGGATACTACAAGTTCTGCAGAGCCAGTCATTAGAAAGCTAGCACATTAAAAGTTAAGGGCTGTAATTCCAAATTGCTTTTGAAGTATGTAATTGGAATCAAGAGTTTCTCTGCAATTATTTATGAAGAGAAAGTTTTAAGTACTCTGATATTTACATTTGGCACTTAGTACTTACATAAGCAATTGACTTTTCAACAGTGCTGAACAGCCATTAGATTCTAACTTAATTAACATCTTCCTTATTTCACCTCAAGGTTTAATATAAATTGCATTGCACACCAATGACATACTAAAGTGAAATTGCTTTAGCACTACAATGAAGATGACTAAGTTGTCATTCTCGAGCAATTTTTTATGGCATTCACCAAAATATACTACAACATAAACAGCTCTTGAAATGTGTATATTCACATGAAAATTGCCTTTCTTAACGATTAAAAATACATCAGACTGATCTAACatattctgggggaaaaaaacatcaggGTAAGTTTTAACActtaaaaaagaggaaaaaaaagtcaaaacaagTAAAACTTACTCTTCTGTCACAGCTTCATGATTTGTCAAGCCAAAGTTTGGCAAAGGATCTTCAATCTTGGGAGTCTGAGGAACATTTAAAGCTGGAGTGGTTTTAGAAGCAAGAAGTGctcttttttcatctttctcaagtgcttttctttttccaccatTCTGAAAATATTCTCGGCATAcactgaaaagacaaaaagaaaaattccccaGGAAAACTGAATGTTCTTGTTAGTCACTACTAGAGCTACGATACATACCAGAGGGTTAAGTGATACAAGTGCTGTCAGCTTTTAAACCAATCTGGGGTTTATTTCAACTTTGGTAAATCAGCTTTAAAAAAGATGTGATACATCCAACAGCATGAGTGGTAGGTTGGTGGGTCCTGTCCCGCCCCCCCGCAATTATGCCATAAGTCACAGCTaagtaaatacatttaaattttttttactgtctaactaattttttttctgctgtcttaCATTTGGAGTAAGACAGCAGAAGTCTCGTCAGAACATCACCAGAAGGTAAACTTCAGCTCAGTTCTCCACTATAGTGCAGAGTTATCAACTAGCTCCCTGTCAACACAAGGTTTTGAAATGTGTGTCTTGCTGGCACATAAACTAGGGGAAAAGAAACCTAATCCAGATTTATGCACAAacttacattttcattttaattgagTTTGACTGggcattttctgttttaagtAACAGACAGTAGCTGTATTACTGTCAAAAACTTATTTTAGCTTTCAATTTTCCCCCATACTTACTTGTTTTTCTCATACGTACTAGAACAAAATACTTAATCATACTTGAACAGAAATATAAGTCAgtttaaagaaattaatgtcACAAAAGAAGTTAAATAGCACTTGTGTTCTTCAATCAGTAGTCAGCATTAGTGTATGAGAAGCAAGCATTGTGTTTGAGAATAACTGAATTTCATCCACAAAATATAActagaactggaaaaaaattgttgctGTGAAATTAAAATGCCAGATTTACTCTGCACAGTTCAGTTTAATTAAATTTACCATCCAAGTATTTGCAGAGAAATTTCAAGAGAAATAATACTTGTCTGAATAATGTTTTCTGAACAACTCATTTTTATGATGCTTTCTTGAAATTCACTCCATTTTCTTCTAACAAAACTGCAGAGGTTTGAAGGAACAttccacaaaaaataaattcaagtgTAGCTTAATAATAT from Haemorhous mexicanus isolate bHaeMex1 chromosome 5, bHaeMex1.pri, whole genome shotgun sequence encodes:
- the BMT2 gene encoding S-adenosylmethionine sensor upstream of mTORC1, translating into MEASPQPRPRPGGAAAAPPPPPEQERKLEQEKLSGVVKSVHRRLRKKYREVGDFDKIWREHCEDEETLCEYAVAMKNLADNHWAKTCEGEGRIEWCCSVCREYFQNGGKRKALEKDEKRALLASKTTPALNVPQTPKIEDPLPNFGLTNHEAVTEEFLHSLGKIRLLDVGSCFNPFLKFEEFLTVGIDIVPAVESVYKCDFLNLQIQQPLQLAQDAIDAFLKQLKNPIDSLPGELFHVVVFSLLLSYFPSPYQRWICCKKAHELLVLNGLLLVITPDSSHQNRRAMMMKSWKIAIESLGFKRFKYSKFSHMHLMAFRKTSLQTTSDLVSRNYPGMLYIPQDFNSIEDEEYSSTACYVRSDTEDEQLAYGFMELPDAPYDSDSGESQSSSIPFYELEDPILLLS